From Bradyrhizobium sp. sBnM-33:
TTTCCACGAAAACCGCGAGCGTCTCAAGGCAGAGCGGCTAGCGCGAGAATCGGAAACGAGGGCTCGATCATCTTCCGATTGATGATTTATCGACAAGCCTGCGCGGTTAACGATCATCACTGCATAATCTACGCAGTTTCTCGGTAACGTACCATGTTGTGCTCCTGCCTTATGGCTACAGGCACCCATAGCAAATCCCACTCTGTGGTAGCGATTAGGAACAGTCGGCGCAGTGCTGGGTTATGCGCCTATGAAGAAGTTTTTCTTTGACCTAGCCGGAGAGCTTCCGGCCCACGACGTCGTGGGGCGCCAATGCAAGTCCGGCGAGGAAGCGAAGGACCACGCTCAGTTCATCGCTCATCGCATGAGCACCGAGCGGCCGACTTTCGCAAAGCCAGGGAACTATATCTCAGTCCGAGATGAGAGCGGCCGCGAGATATCCGAGGCGCCTATTAAACCGACGATCCGCACTCAAGTTGCGCGTCACTAGTGCCTACTTCGCTTGCTGAATGAATTCGAAAGTTGGTGACCGAACTAGTCAGATGTACAGAGCTCCGCTTTTCAAACCACATCAGACCAATCGGCGGATGTTCACTTCGTTGATGATGTTGGCAGTCGACGCAAATGGCGTAGTTGCGCTGCGGATGATGAAACTGATGCGCGGCGGCAGAAGAGCTCGTCGCGAAGCTGAACTAATGGTCAGCGAAAAGATACGTGCTGCTTTCGAAGCTACCGCCAGTCTAATGGCTGGTGCTTCGGGTGATGAAATAGTCCATCAATATCGGCGGCATGTAGCGGTAAATGCGAAGCGGCTGAGCAAGCTTGATTCGGGCCGAAGCCGAAATCGTGCGTTCAAGCGAACGAGGCGCCGACGGAAATAACTCAACGGCCTCAGCCAAGACCGCTGATGTTCAGCCGCCGCCGCTGGTTCCCCTACTCTTAGGGATGCGGAGCTCATACCCTGGGTCTGGAACGTACAGGATACTGACCCTACACGAATGACCGTCGTCGTGGTCGACCAATCAATCCTCGGAGTGTCAAATGAGTAAGCGTAAACCGGCAGCGAAGTCAAAGCACAGCCGCCACCCGAAAATAGCCGCTAAGGCCCAGCGGGTCGCTCAGGCTGTTGTTAGAAGTCCGAAAGGCAGCCGTCTGCCCTCAGTTGGGGCAGCCTCGACTGAATCAGTCCCAGAGCGACACAACGAACAAGAGGCTCTCGTGGGTGATTCGACGACAGCCTTTCAACAAGAGGCTCGCCTTGAGCCGGCGACAGCCTTACAAGATGAGCGCAATAACCACCCAACGAAAGGATCTGGTTTTTCTTCAGCCACGGCAAACGTGCGAGCAATTCAAGCAAAGTTGCTGGAGGTGGCACAAGCCAACATGCAATTTGCTTTTGAGTTCGCTGAGAGGCTCGCGACGATTAGGTCGCCCCTCGAATTTCTCAGTGTCACTGCAGAATTCACAAGCAAGCGGAGCGCCATGTTCCTGAAGCATTCGAAAGAGATCGCTGAATTAAGTATCAGGTGGCGAACAGCCCGATGAGGAATATCCGCTCCATTCGCGCTTTAAGATCAGCCAACCCAATCATCTTACTTTTCGCGCTCACGGATACACGTCGCTGCCGGCCGGGCCGCGGATTTGCCTTGGCATGACGGGGGCGGTGATCGTCGCGAATTGCTGAGAACCAAAGCTTTAGTTGTCGCTTCACCTTCTCGTCGGTCATCACGTTGAGAAGTTCACCCGCCGAACTGTTCGCCGCCTCGTTTTGTCCCTTCGTTGGCGAGGTAAGCTGCCAGTTGGCGGCCTCTTTCATGGACGCAATTGACCTAGTTTGAAATTAACAGCCGCCTGATTTGAACTTTCGCCCTGTCCTGCCGTCCTACAGTTATGGATCGGATTCGGGAAAAGCAGACGCTAGAAGCCAAACTCGCCAGATGCCGCGAGCTGGCGAAAGAGTTCCCACACGGCTCCACGGCGCAGATGATCCGCGATATGGAAGAAGAATTCCGCCAGCAAGATCAGCCGCTTGGGCCGCAGCCGTCCGCACGATCGCGTAGGGATCGCCCATCACGACCATAGGATGGCATCGCACGTCGCGCAATTCTGACACTGCGCTGATCAATTCCGCAAGCATGCGTTTGCTCTCCCGCGCCTCCATCTCGACGAGACCCTGCGGTTGATCATCATCCACTACATGGATGATGGCGAGGTCCGCGGCCTCGGCCTGAGCCAATTGGCCAGCTCGACGCAACGCCCGCTGGGACCGTGTGGAAAAATCAGTTGCTGCCAGGATTTTCATACGATCGCTCCTAACGAAGATTGCCGAGGTCTACCCATCAAGAGACGCAGCGCCACCCTGTTGATTGCCCTTCGTATAAGTTGGTCCGTCCGATTCTAGACGCCATCTTTCTACGAGACGACAAGACGCGTTGTCGCTCTGCCTTCTTGGCATGGCGTGCAGATTGCCTATGCGGCAGTTTGCACGTGCAGTTGCGCGGCATGTCGGCTTCGACAACTCGCGACGCCTTTCTGGATTTCGACCATACTACTAGTTTTCTGGTCGTCGTGGCCAAAATGCTCGGCGCCACGACCCGTGCCACGGCGCTTCAGCAGCGTCTTTGGGCGAGGGTTAGCAACAATCATGAATTGAAATCACAATTAAATTCGTTTGTCCGATCCTACCCTTGGTGAAATACAGTCTCTTAAACCACTCAAGCCAAACGGTGCTGATCCGCCTGAGGAGGCTTCAATGTCACGGAACGAAATACGATACGCCCTCACCGATCGTCGCGAGCTTGTAACCGTCGGTGCGGCTATCGCAGCGTTGGTGCCGCTCTCCGGAAGTGCCTTCGCGGCCAGCAGACATTCTCACTCCGCCAAAAGAAAGACACGGACTGATAAAACGTTCGAGACCGCAGCGGTTCTTCGAGATCTTTGGGTCGGACACATCTTCTGGGTAAGAGAAGTTTCGATAACCACGATCGAAAAGCGCGACGACGCCGCAAAAATAGCAGAGCAACAAGCCGTCACCAACGCGCGATCGATCGCCGCGACCATCGAACCATTTTACGGAGCAGCCGCGAAGGACACCTTCTTCAAACTCCTCGCGGGTCACTATGGTGCTGTAAAGGCCTATCTTATGGCGACGGTCGCAAACGACGCTGTCAAGCAAGGCACGGCAACTCAGTCTCTGACGTCGAACGCCGAGGAGATTGCCGGCTTCTTAAGCAAGGCCAATCCTCATTTGCCGAAGGATGCAGTGAACAACCTTCTTTTGGCCCATGGTGGTCATCACATCCAGCAGATCCAAGAATTGAAGGATCGGAAGTATGAAGCCGAGGCTCACACCTGGGAAGAGATGAAAAACCACATCTACCAAATTGCCGATGCTACCGCTGACGCTCTAGCAAAGCAATTTGCCGGTAGGTTTTCCTGATCTTCGGCACAGACGATCTGTGCGAGCGTGGAAGTGAAATACGGTTCGTCGCCGTGATCACCTCTTGTCAGGGCACGAACTGAGGGCATCTGAGCGCCAGAATTGACTTTTCTGATTTCATGATTAGCTCGTGGGTATGACGATGTCTAAAGCGCACCACTTACAATCTTGCGCGGGCCTGCTGCAAGCTGGCAGGTAGCCCGGGCGGCTTACGCCGGCCGGGACAGTTCTATCCAATTTCCAATGCCTCCTACTCGATCCGCCGGTACGCGTGCGCTGTACGCCTGCCGGGGCGGAACGGTCGTAGCTCGCGCGAAAGAGGAGTGATGATATCAATGTTGTTAATGTTAACAGCGACTGTCCTGATTTTATGGCTAATCCTCGTCTTGTTTTTTGACCCCGATGGATTTGGCGCGGAGAGACCTCGTCGGAATCACAGCAGGCGAAGTCCAAAGCGCTGACTGCTGATCGTCGGACCAACGCTCGACAAGCCATTAGCCGGTAGCAAACACCAGACGCCGCACAGGTCGCCCGGTGAGAGCAGACCGCCTCAAGGAAGATGAAGGAACAGGATGAATCCGCTACTGCCGTCCGACCGTCAATGCTTATGCAGCACGAACGGCGACATGGCGAGCATGGATTGGGGAGATTGAGATGACGACTGAGAAGACAGTCACCACGTCGAGGAGCTACGTCAAGCCTGCGATCATCCTCTCGGCAAAGGACTACAATCGGCTTTCCACGCTTGCACATGCGGCACGGAACAGGCTGCCTGATCTGGCGTCTGAGTTGGCCGAGGAGATCGGCCGCGCGCACGTGCTGAGCCGGAACGAAATAGCGGACCACTTCGTGGGTATGAACGACGACGTCGAATTTCGCGATGATACAGCGGGACGTGTCCGCCAGGTCACGCTCGTCTATCCTGACGAAGCTGACATCTCACAAGGGAAGATTTCCGTGATGACCCCGGTCGGAACAGCCCTAATTGGCCTGCGGACCGGACACTCGATCACGTGGAAAACGCCCCTCGGAGAGACGCGGCAACTTACCGTAGTCTCGGTCCGCAAGCTCCATTGGCGCTGACGCGATGCCTTCCGTGCGACGTTGTAAACTCGTCGCACGGAAGCTGTGGATGCATAGCCTGGCCGAGTGCATTGAGGTTGGCTTCGCGGCCAATCTGAACGCTTTCTGATCGTCGATCAACCTGCCGGTCTCGAGGATCGCATCAACTGTTTTGATCCTGAGGCGCAATTTTTTTCGCTTGCAGAAAGTGAATGGTAAGCGAGAATTGCGTGGCGGATATGAAAGGAGTCTGGAAAATGGATACCCCCGACTACCATCATCCCGTGAGACTTCCCCCGGTCATTATCTCAGAGGCGGATCGAGAGAAGCTGTATGCTGTTGCCACCTCCGCGCTGACGCATGGTCGCATGGCGCCGGCTGCCTCAAACCTATTACGGGAGATCTATCGAGCGACAGTAGTCCCTAATGATCACCTTCCAGCGAATGTTGTGGGTATCAACTCATATGTAGATGTGCGCGACAACGTCGCCGGCGCGAACAGGCGAATAGTCCTCGTCCTACCAGACGGAGCGTCCACGCAACCGAACGCGGTTTCGGTACTGAGCCCGCTAGGAGCAGCCTTGATTGGACTATCGGAAGGCTCCTCGATCGAATGGTGTACCGCAAGCGGAGATCGACGCAGTGTAACTGTCCTTCGTTCCACGCCGAGCGCGGCCAGGTCGCCAACGCTCGCCGATATGCAAGTAGCGCAACTCGAAAGGCCCATGTGAGGTAAATGCCGGCAACAGATGGTGTTGACCCGACCCGCGAGGCTACCCATGGAAGACCGGCTCTTGGCTGAGAGAATTGTCGATCAACTTTCCGATGCCGTCATCTACGCGAACCGATCGGGCGAAATTGTCCGATGGAATCGCGCTTCGATCGGTCTGTTTGGCTTCGTCCCGGAGGAAGCACTCGGCCGAAGTCTCGACCTGATCATTCCGGAGCATCTGCGCGCTGCGCACTGGAGCGGCTTCAACGCGGCGATGACAAAGGGCGTAATGAAGCGTCAAGGCCGTCCGACGCTGACCCGGGCGCTGCACAAAAGCGGACGCAAACTCTACGTCGAGATGACCTTCGCTGTCGTCAAAGGCGACGAAAGCGAAGTGTTGGGTTCGGTCGCCATGGCACGCGACGTCACGGACCGCGTCGAGCGAGAGCGTTCCGCAGCCCGCACGACCTGAGAGGAACGGTAGCCATGCTACGCGTTGCGTCTGGAATGGTCGCCGACACGTTCGGCCTCCTCACTCCTTCGCTTCAGCCGTCGAGACTTCCCGTAGCGCCGCTAACGCTGAAGCAAGTGTAGCTTCATCAACATTTGCAGAATGAACGGCGTAAATCGGAAACGAAAACTTAGGCGCTCCAGGCACGACGTGGAGTTCTCCAGATATCAGGTGCGGTTTCACAGCGTGCATTCTGAAATACCCGGCTCCTCCTTCTAAAAGGACGTAATTGAGAGCCAAAGGGCCAAGATTTGTCACGAGAGTTGGCGTAATCTCGGGAAAAGCTACGTCGTGGTGAAGAGAAAATTCCTGTCCCCATTCAACAAGAATATATCGCGAAGTATCCAATGAATCTGCCTTTGGATCCGTCGTCACCAGGACAAGCTCCTCTTCCATTATCAGATCGATCTTAAGTCCTGGCCGGTGTTGAGGCGCATACATTATTGCGATATCGACCATCCCCGCGGCTACGTGAGTGATTAGATCCTGTGGGACGTCAACATGTACGCGAAGAGCAATGTCCGAGTGTGAGCGTCGCATCCGCCGAACCCAATTGAGCAAGAGAGGCTGCCACAGGCTGACCTCGCTACCCACCGTAAGGACCGCGCGATGTCCGGCGGGCACGGCCACTTGCTGGCGCGCGCGCTGCCAGAGTTGCACAAAGCTTGGTGCGAAACGTAGGAATTGCTCTCCGGCTGGAGTCAGAGACGCTCCGGCTTTGTTCCGGATAAAAAGAGGGCGCCCAAGCTGTTGCTCAAGCAAGCGTACCCGAGCGCTGACGGTCGTTTGACCGACATGCAGTCGGTCGGCAGCCTTGATGAAGCTCCCTGTCGAGACGATCTCCAGAAACGTCCGGGCCAGTTCGATGTCCATGACCTATCTAACATGAAAAATGCACTCAAGCGTCAATTAAATTCGTTTGTATGCTACATCGCTGGGTGAGAAGGTTGACCGTCAGAAGCCGTTGGTCGAGCGAGCGCGCCCCTGAGGAACGGATGCTTTCCCTGATGGCTCAGCTCGCCTATTTGGGGACAGAACGGAAAGGGCGCCACCCATGCGAAGCCTTAGCCTTGGCCAGATCGCTCTTATCGTCGTTTTGACGGCCTTGCTGATGCTCACGGGCTTTTGGGCTACGTCGGTATGGAACGCGACTGGCGACGCCGTGATGGATAAGCATGGCTGGATCGCCCTTGGTCTCGGAACCTTCTTTTCGCTCCTCGTCGGGTGCGGATTGATGGCCCTGATGTTCTTCAGCAGCCGCAGCGGTCACGACGACGCAGCCGATCCGTTCAGGACAAGGCGGGAGGAGCCGCCCGCCGAGTAGCCTCCCGGTTTTGCTGATCAATGACAGCCCTCAGCGTCAGCCAACAGGGCCATCACCCGTCGTCACGTCGCCGCACTACCCAAATGGTCGATTATGGCCGGCATGACCGTGAAGAAGACCATGACTAGGCGTATGACTACGAACGCGTTGCCCAT
This genomic window contains:
- a CDS encoding phasin family protein, with amino-acid sequence MSKRKPAAKSKHSRHPKIAAKAQRVAQAVVRSPKGSRLPSVGAASTESVPERHNEQEALVGDSTTAFQQEARLEPATALQDERNNHPTKGSGFSSATANVRAIQAKLLEVAQANMQFAFEFAERLATIRSPLEFLSVTAEFTSKRSAMFLKHSKEIAELSIRWRTAR
- the rnk gene encoding nucleoside diphosphate kinase regulator; amino-acid sequence: MTTEKTVTTSRSYVKPAIILSAKDYNRLSTLAHAARNRLPDLASELAEEIGRAHVLSRNEIADHFVGMNDDVEFRDDTAGRVRQVTLVYPDEADISQGKISVMTPVGTALIGLRTGHSITWKTPLGETRQLTVVSVRKLHWR
- a CDS encoding DUF6894 family protein is translated as MKKFFFDLAGELPAHDVVGRQCKSGEEAKDHAQFIAHRMSTERPTFAKPGNYISVRDESGREISEAPIKPTIRTQVARH
- a CDS encoding GreA/GreB family elongation factor, with amino-acid sequence MDTPDYHHPVRLPPVIISEADREKLYAVATSALTHGRMAPAASNLLREIYRATVVPNDHLPANVVGINSYVDVRDNVAGANRRIVLVLPDGASTQPNAVSVLSPLGAALIGLSEGSSIEWCTASGDRRSVTVLRSTPSAARSPTLADMQVAQLERPM
- a CDS encoding LysR family transcriptional regulator, with translation MDIELARTFLEIVSTGSFIKAADRLHVGQTTVSARVRLLEQQLGRPLFIRNKAGASLTPAGEQFLRFAPSFVQLWQRARQQVAVPAGHRAVLTVGSEVSLWQPLLLNWVRRMRRSHSDIALRVHVDVPQDLITHVAAGMVDIAIMYAPQHRPGLKIDLIMEEELVLVTTDPKADSLDTSRYILVEWGQEFSLHHDVAFPEITPTLVTNLGPLALNYVLLEGGAGYFRMHAVKPHLISGELHVVPGAPKFSFPIYAVHSANVDEATLASALAALREVSTAEAKE
- a CDS encoding PAS domain-containing protein, which translates into the protein MAERIVDQLSDAVIYANRSGEIVRWNRASIGLFGFVPEEALGRSLDLIIPEHLRAAHWSGFNAAMTKGVMKRQGRPTLTRALHKSGRKLYVEMTFAVVKGDESEVLGSVAMARDVTDRVERERSAARTT
- a CDS encoding universal stress protein, whose product is MKILAATDFSTRSQRALRRAGQLAQAEAADLAIIHVVDDDQPQGLVEMEARESKRMLAELISAVSELRDVRCHPMVVMGDPYAIVRTAAAQAADLAGGILLPYRGSSAPWSRVGTLSPARGIWRVWLLASAFPESDP